The genomic segment GAAGGAGATagtgagagggagagagtgagagagtgagagagggTGAGGGTGATTCTCACTATAGAGCATCTGGGCGCCCGTCCATCCTAGGTTGTGGACTCCGCTGTAGAGGTAAATGAAAGCTACCGTGGTGTAGCTGGCGTGGCGGTTACCCGTCTCGACGTAAGCGCCCgaggtggcggtgatgacggcgaagacAATCCACATGCCGGCCATGCTCGTCAGCATCAGCGGACGGCGACCGACGCGCGCCGGCAGGAAGGCGAAGGCAAAAGAGCAGGCGAAACTGAACATCTGCGACGTGGCCGTGATGAGCGTCGTCTCAATCTGCTTCGTGATGCCGGCGCTCTTGAGCATGGAGCCTGGGATAAGAAAAGGGGGTTAGTTGATTGGTCTCTGGTAGTAGTCACAGGCTTGTCGTTCTTTCACTCCCACTACTACTTGGAGGATACCATGAGAGGTTAAGCCAACAAGGATGGCAACATACCGAGATAGTACGATACGAGGCCATTGCCGCTCCACTGCTTGCAGATGCCGCAccagatgatgatgaaggagCGCCAGCGGTTGCCCGGGGTCGCGAACAGGGCCTTGAGGTGGAAGGGGTTCTTGTTCTGCgtgatctcggcctcgatggtgTCGCGGATCTCGGCGTACTCGTGCTGCACAACGGCATCATCGACattgccggcgccgtggtACTTTGCGAGGATGTCGAGCGCCGTCTGTTCCTTGCCCCTGCTGCAGAGCCACCGGGGTGATCTGGTAGAAAGAAAAGCATGGGTCAGGAAAAACAACGGACGACGAGTCAAGTACCACTTGtagaaggagggggaaggggggggggggggggggggggggacaagCTTCGTCTGACAGCCAAAGTGACGACGACTTACTccgggaggaagaagagtcCGCACAGAACCATGGCCGACGGAAACGCCTGGATCAACGTCGGCGTTCTCCAAGCCCTGGCGGAAAGCTTCTGGTTAGCTTGGGAAGTATCGTAGCGGATAATGCTTTCCCGCTCCCCCAAGcagggagagcgagagaaagagagagagctggGTTGGAGAGAGACTGGGAGAGAAATAGACTAACCATGAATCTTCGATGCGGAAGCTGCCGAAGGCGAcccaggcggcgaggatggcgccgacgctgtaggtggtgctgctgagggcggtggcggtggcgcgGTGGGCGGGATAGGCCAGCTCGGTCATGAGGACggtcgagacggaggagcacatgacgccgcccatgccgaggaggatgcggccggcgatgaaggcgccgttgctggtggtggcggcgcaGATGGCAGCGCCGCCGATACAGAGgagggagccggcggcgatggcgatgcggcGACCGAGGCgatcggcgacgagggggatgaggacgacgccgaggatgtTGCCGATCCAGTAGGACGCGctgagggcgccgaggaggctctTGCGCGGGTGGTCAAAGTCTGCATGCCGTGGGTGCGTGTGTTGTGTCAGAAAGAAACTCAAcaagggggagaggggaggggagggggagggagaggaagaggagggtcTTTTAGCATCGGAACGGCCTCGAAGGAGTTGGTTGTGGCTGACTGAACTGACTGACCTTCTTGCCATTTGTTGATCTGCTGCAGGTTGTTGATGAGTGAGCCGTCGAAGCCGTGGGCGACGTCGccaaagaggaggaagaagaggccgaAGTTGAGCGGCCGGAGACCCGGGTCCTTTAGCCAGGAGACCGTCTTGGTggtggacggcgtcgtcgactcgaGGGCGTGGCGGTCGTCGCTGTTCTTCAACTTGAGGTTCCAGCCCATGGTTGCGGGATCTGTCGGgttgtctctctttctctcttttttttccttttcaaTTTTTcctcttgtttttttttttttttttttttttcaaaTCCTGCACGACGCTGGAAGTGACCTTTTTCTCAGCTGACAACTTAAAACTATCAAGATGATGGGAGGGAGTTGAGATGAACGGAAACAACTCTGCCAGCCAAAAACAAAACAGTGCGatgcggcggaggcggcggcggcttgcgATCGTTTATATCCAGTTTCCTTACTCTACAAAGTCGCACACAAACATCATTCCCTGCTGATCATTCCCATCTGCACGAGCTCCGCTATCAAGTCAGTCTCGTCTTGTCTGCCCCCTCTCCCCACGCGGATGGTTCCATCCAGACCTTCGTCCGGGAAGCGCTCCATTGGCAAGGTAAACAACAAGAGAGGCGGCGCGCATGGTTGCAAAACGCGGGGGAAACATGGGGGTGTCTGTGGAGGGAAGCCGAGGCGAATGGGGACAAACTGAGAGGGGCCCCCGCCATGGCTCGACAGGGTAGGTAGTTCTCTCGACTTTCGCTTGCCATATTTTGGGTTGAACCAACAGCGGGATGAGGGGATCGGGCATCGTCAGAAGCGCCGGGTCTTGGAAATGGGCGCGTCGGCTGTTCGGACGAAGCCTCGGGACCCTCAGCCACATCGGCGTATCGGGGGAATCGTCGCCCGGAGGGGAAGCAATCCCGCATCCGCCTCGGCTCCCCTTTCCCCGATTATAGTCTAGTGGTGGTGTGTCATGGGAGTGATCAACCATACGTCACTGTGAAAGGTACacgcagagagagagagagagagagagagacagagaggggTCACTTGGTTGATTGGTTGACTGGTCGGTTGGTAGGTCTGACAAGGCCTTGCGTAAGAACGTGGCATTGGcagagagtgagagtgagattCAGAGTGGAATTCCAAGATCGGTTCTACACACAAAATGGGTTCAAGTTGCCAACTGACGCTGCTCGCCAAGTCCGAGTTGGCGCCCGACGCTCGACGAGAGCACCGCATCAACGCCAACTCGTTCCAGCAGGACGCGCTGACGACCTTCAACGGCTGGCAGTACGCCTGCTTCTACGCGCACAAGGATGCCGACAGCGACGTCCTCCTGGTCAGCCTCGCGCGGCGGCCCGTCGGAGACTCACTCGGCAGCTGGGAGACGTTGACCTTTGCAGACTACGAGCAGACGGCGGACGACGGGCACAACACCATCTCGATAGGCGTCTGCGCCGGGGACGGCTCCATCCACGTCTCCTTCGACCACCATTGCGATCCGTGAGTCAAGACAATCAATCACCTCAGTCGTCTTTCGCCTGTTCAGAGGACCTCCTTGTTGACGGAGGGATGTGTCAAGTCTGCACTACCGCATGTCGGTGCAAGGCGTCGCGACGAACCCAGCTGCGCACCAGTGGACGCCGTCGTTGTTCAGCCCGACTCACAACCAGTTGCCGGGCTACACTCGCACCGGCCAGCTGGGCatcgagaagctcttcctcgagaCGACGTACCCCCGGTTCCtacgcgtcgacgacgatctgCTTCTGACCTACCGCATTGGCATGTACGTGAGCCGCCCGTGTCCGTCGATGTCGTGAGATAGTACTAGGATTGTCGCAGCTGACGGCCGAGTCAGAGCCGGCGCGGGATCCGATCACCTATTTAGATACAGTAGCAAGACTCAGTCGTACTCGTACGTCGGCCAGTTCCTCACGGGTGTCAAGAACAACCCGTACATCAACGGCATCTCGTACGCGCTCGGGCGCATCCACGTGTCCGGGACCTACCGTGGATTCGTCTGGtacgagggcgtcgacgaccccGAGGCGAGGCTGCACACCGTCCAGGCCGGACCCAATGGGCCCGAGAATAACCACAATGTAAGTCGACAGTCTCGGGAAAGACGTAAGGGGGtagagagtgagtgagaaTGAGTGTGAatgagtgagagtgagagggagtgagagagggagtgagagagggagTGAGATTGAgagggagtgagagagggagtgagagagagtgtgagaAAGACTTGCTTCTAACCTCTTCAACGCAGTTATTCTACGtcaacagcgacgacggaggCAAGACATTCAACAACACACGCGGCGAACGcctcgccaacctcgagctcggcgagacCGTGttccccgacggcgaggacctcatcgtcttcgacaTACCCATGAACAGCGGCATCCTGAACCAGGAGGCGCaggcggccgacggcgacggcgggtTCCACGTGCTGAACCGCGAGAACGAGGTCTGGATGCACTACTACCGCAGCCCGGAGGCAGGCGAATGGAGCCGGCACGTGCTGCCGGACGACCTCCGACCGACGCGGACGGGCGCGCGCGGGGACGTTGTCGCTGTGctgggcggtggcggcgtcgtgtTTGCGCTGCCGGGGAACCGGGATGACACGCTCACAGTGCTGGGCGCCCGGCTGCCtcggaagaagaaggacggtggcggcggcggtgacgaagccgagggccAGGGGTTCGAGTTCGAGTATGTGACCCTATGGCGGGGGGACGGGTTCTCGGGAGAGCCGCAGATCGAGGCGTATGAGTCGGGGGCGCAGCAGATGGTTTCCATCTACACGCGGACCGAGGGGGAGAAAAGACAGGTTGTGGTATTGGACTTTGTCTTGGATGGGAGTttgtgatggatggatggatggatggatggagacgacgacggcctgctACAAGAGCTCAAAGGACCGAGAGTCGATGAGCGAGAGGATGAGAGGAGCAGTGGAAGAGGCGGGAAACTGCAGAGAGTCTCTTCGGCATCTTGCGTGGTTTGCTGCGTCGTTGGCCGAAACAAAAGTCTCTAGATGCAACGTGCCGTCGTACGAGGCAAACAGAAGCAAGAAATCAGAAACACGGATGGGATGATTTTTGTTTGCCCTGGTTgcccttccctccccccccccccggggccgggagagggagggagcgGTGTGGCTGCGTTGACTTGCGTTTGTCCGAATGAAGCAAAGATAGAACAACGGAGACCCATCCGAGTTGACAAGTGAGACATTGAGGGAGATCGTCATGTCGGGCATTTTGCTTCCTCCGCTGCCCAAGTGCAAGTTGGGTTGTGAGTCAAGCGACTCTCCTCCCACTGcaacatccatccatccatccatccatccatccacatcACCCGCCATTTGTCCGTCTAGCCTCCGCGTATGTTGTGCCTGAAGAACCACCACGAGAAACACgcaaaccaaaccaaacaTGCAAGCAATCTGTTGGATCTCATGTACGTATCGTGACACGCTCGTCCAATGACGGACTCCCACGACTGGATGGTCTTCCAGTCTCGGGCCAGAATCCCCCATCATTGTATACCGGTTATCGGCAAGGAGCAACAGCAATAGCtcccaaccaaccaaccagccAGACGAGGCCAGAGACCAGGATAACCAACCAGGAGACGACAGcaacgacggccgagagAAAACCGTCCGATCCCTGTCTCGCAtggctcggccgccggcccagccaccaccaccggGAGTTCCCAGAGTCCCTCTGATCGCTGATAGGCCCGCGGCCGGCGAACATGGCCATCCCGCGGGCCTTGAAGAGGGCCGGGAAACCCTCCCCGTCGCACTCGAACAAGCAGCCACACGGCATATTGCCCGGGGTTTGCTTTTGGGGCTTTCGTGCCAATGCGGCGCTACTGTGCCTAACCTCGTGTTGGCGACCCTTCTGgggttctctctctctctctctttcgttCCCGACAGGAAGAGGGGGTTCATTTATAGCGCGCCAACAGCTATCCTAGGACCCCTGACCAGCCCTAAAGCCCCTCATCTCTGGAGTCTCTGATCTGTGTGGCTGGGTGGtttattctttttttattttattttttttacCTCCTGTTCCCTAATCACGGGTTTGCGGTCTCTTGAGGAGTCGGCGAACGCATGCATGCCTTTCTCCccaatcccccccccttgccaTGCCCCTGTCGCAGCGAGCCGGCCCTTGAATCATGACTGACTCTggcgggagagggagagacgagaCTTTATGGTTCGTGGACACCGGGCGAACCACTCAGAGAGACAGCCAGACGCCCAGCCATCCTTTTCTCATCTCACACACCAGAGAGAGATCTCACCCACTGTGCTGTGCCCAT from the Colletotrichum destructivum chromosome 10, complete sequence genome contains:
- a CDS encoding Putative major facilitator, sugar transporter, major facilitator superfamily, which translates into the protein MGWNLKLKNSDDRHALESTTPSTTKTVSWLKDPGLRPLNFGLFFLLFGDVAHGFDGSLINNLQQINKWQEDFDHPRKSLLGALSASYWIGNILGVVLIPLVADRLGRRIAIAAGSLLCIGGAAICAATTSNGAFIAGRILLGMGGVMCSSVSTVLMTELAYPAHRATATALSSTTYSVGAILAAWVAFGSFRIEDSWAWRTPTLIQAFPSAMVLCGLFFLPESPRWLCSRGKEQTALDILAKYHGAGNVDDAVVQHEYAEIRDTIEAEITQNKNPFHLKALFATPGNRWRSFIIIWCGICKQWSGNGLVSYYLGSMLKSAGITKQIETTLITATSQMFSFACSFAFAFLPARVGRRPLMLTSMAGMWIVFAVITATSGAYVETGNRHASYTTVAFIYLYSGVHNLGWTGAQMLYIVEILPYTIRAKGMAMFSLVAGICGAFNTYVNPLGIAAMSWKFYFFYVGWIIVQFVVVYLVFPETKGPSLEQIALLFDGKDAQVGRVNAVADEMLDEKEGGVAVETRERQ